In Desulfosporosinus sp. Sb-LF, one DNA window encodes the following:
- the aspD gene encoding aspartate 4-decarboxylase, with the protein MITINNDNTLRREMERSYEPLSPFELKNKLISLAHKHGDTSLWAMLNAGRGNPNWIAATPREAFFTLGQFAMEETRSVWKDKDLAGMPGKKRIAERLRTYLEKHQDSPGVDFLQASLDYGTTNLGFNPDTWVHELVDGIIGDNYPVPDRMLVHLEQVVHSYLIQEMCDKVSPPGKYDLFSVEGGTAAMCYIFDSLIANNLLSIGDKVALMVPTFTPYLEIPHLSRYQFDVVRIRANEIDERGFNTWQYPNSEIEKLTDPSIKALFVVNPSNPPSVAIRTESKDYLLKVLKEHNPNLMIITDDVYGTFVNDFRSLMADLPFNTLGVYSFSKYFGATGWRLGVIALHQDNVFDHLLKEQPNEQKAALAERYGTMTLNPEQLRFIDRMVADSRQVALNHTAGLSTPQQVQMSLFALFALLDKENRYKKLTQEICHHRQALLYEGFGLELRNDVFDAAYYSQIDLLVWAKIKYGDEFVQYLEENYEPTDILFRLAEESSIVLLNGGGFGGPEWSIRTSLANLNDEAYREIGETVQKTFEEYAASWKAAKATPQ; encoded by the coding sequence ATGATCACCATAAATAACGACAACACCCTTCGCCGAGAAATGGAACGTTCTTACGAGCCACTTAGCCCTTTTGAACTTAAAAACAAATTAATTAGCCTTGCACATAAACATGGTGATACTAGCCTTTGGGCAATGCTCAACGCCGGAAGAGGCAACCCCAATTGGATTGCAGCCACTCCACGAGAAGCTTTCTTTACTCTAGGCCAATTTGCTATGGAGGAAACCCGTAGTGTTTGGAAAGATAAGGATCTCGCCGGCATGCCTGGGAAAAAAAGGATCGCAGAACGTCTGAGAACCTACCTTGAAAAGCATCAAGACTCACCCGGAGTCGATTTTCTCCAGGCCAGCCTTGATTATGGCACCACCAATCTGGGGTTTAACCCGGATACATGGGTACATGAACTTGTGGATGGGATCATTGGCGATAACTACCCAGTACCGGATCGGATGCTCGTTCACCTCGAACAGGTTGTTCATAGTTATCTAATTCAAGAAATGTGTGATAAAGTTTCTCCTCCCGGAAAATACGACTTGTTCTCCGTTGAGGGTGGCACTGCAGCGATGTGTTATATATTCGACTCTTTAATTGCTAACAATTTACTGTCCATCGGAGACAAAGTTGCGCTTATGGTGCCAACTTTTACTCCGTATCTGGAGATTCCACATCTATCACGCTATCAGTTTGATGTTGTCAGGATTAGAGCAAATGAAATCGATGAACGTGGGTTTAATACTTGGCAATATCCCAATTCAGAGATCGAAAAACTAACCGATCCCAGTATCAAGGCATTATTCGTTGTGAACCCTAGTAACCCACCCTCTGTAGCAATTAGAACAGAGTCAAAGGACTACCTCTTGAAGGTTCTCAAGGAACACAATCCGAATTTAATGATCATTACGGATGATGTATATGGTACGTTCGTCAATGACTTTCGCTCGCTCATGGCGGATTTGCCGTTTAATACCCTCGGAGTATATTCATTCTCTAAATATTTCGGAGCAACGGGTTGGCGTCTTGGAGTTATCGCCCTTCATCAAGACAATGTCTTTGATCATTTACTAAAAGAACAGCCGAACGAACAAAAAGCCGCTTTGGCTGAACGCTATGGAACCATGACTTTAAATCCTGAACAACTTCGTTTTATTGATCGAATGGTTGCGGATAGCCGTCAAGTCGCTCTGAATCATACGGCAGGTTTATCCACTCCTCAGCAGGTACAAATGAGTCTTTTTGCGCTCTTTGCATTGCTTGATAAAGAGAACCGTTATAAGAAGCTGACACAGGAAATTTGTCACCATCGACAAGCACTACTGTACGAAGGCTTCGGTCTAGAGTTACGCAATGATGTATTTGATGCTGCTTACTATAGTCAGATCGATCTATTAGTATGGGCAAAGATCAAGTACGGTGACGAATTCGTTCAGTACTTAGAAGAGAACTATGAGCCCACTGACATTCTATTTCGGCTAGCAGAGGAATCTTCTATTGTGCTCCTCAACGGCGGCGGATTCGGCGGACCGGAGTGGTCCATTCGAACGTCTCTTGCCAACTTGAACGACGAAGCTTATCGTGAAATCGGGGAAACCGTCCAAAAGACGTTTGAGGAGTACGCAGCATCATGGAAAGCTGCGAAAGCAACGCCACAGTAA
- a CDS encoding DsbA family oxidoreductase, protein MANKITIFSDFLUPFCMIGKVPLDQLAKDRNLTVEWKSFELRPEGFEIPEKTPEYLAQAKLGIETLGQKYGLQMTFNEKSKHSRFALEGAKFAEEQGLGDKYHNVVFAAQFQEYKDINDLNVLTELAVQSGLDKEEFRQALVSKKYEEAVLQDIEEAQRIGIPGVPYFIVEGRTAFGAQSYEDLERLLLGYDSRPVINLLDKPDNGEA, encoded by the coding sequence TTGGCAAACAAAATAACGATCTTTTCAGATTTTCTATGACCCTTTTGCATGATTGGGAAAGTCCCACTTGACCAGTTGGCCAAGGACAGAAATCTAACAGTAGAATGGAAATCCTTTGAGCTAAGGCCAGAGGGTTTTGAAATTCCTGAGAAAACTCCGGAATATCTAGCTCAGGCGAAATTGGGTATTGAAACTTTAGGTCAGAAGTATGGACTTCAGATGACCTTTAATGAGAAGAGTAAACACTCCAGATTTGCTTTGGAAGGAGCTAAATTCGCGGAGGAACAAGGGCTTGGCGATAAATATCATAATGTCGTTTTTGCCGCTCAGTTTCAAGAATATAAAGACATTAATGATCTAAATGTTTTGACTGAGCTTGCTGTACAGAGCGGACTTGATAAAGAAGAATTCCGACAAGCACTCGTATCTAAAAAATATGAGGAAGCAGTTTTACAAGATATTGAAGAAGCCCAGCGAATAGGGATTCCAGGTGTGCCCTATTTTATCGTTGAGGGTCGAACAGCCTTTGGGGCTCAGAGCTATGAAGATCTGGAAAGACTTCTTCTAGGGTACGATTCTCGCCCTGTAATTAATTTATTAGATAAGCCTGATAATGGAGAGGCGTAA
- the trpB gene encoding tryptophan synthase subunit beta, producing MVEKIHVLTAERCETSGHFGPYGGAYVPETLVPALSELEEAYNKSRQDESFQREFKEYLQKYVGRPSLLYEAKRLTEHLGGARVFLKREDLNHTGAHKINNTIGQVLLAKRMGKKRVIAETGAGQHGVATATACALFGLPCVVYMGEEDVQRQHLNVLRMRLLGAEVRTVTLGSRTLKDAINEALRDWVTNVGETFYCFGTAAGPHPYPTIVRDFQAVIGQETREQAIEEVGKLPDVVIACIGGGSNAIGIFHPFIADTEVKLIGVEAGGTGNNKGENAASLCLGEPGVLHGAYSFLLHDEDGQIVVTTSISAGLDYPGVGPEHSYLKESGRAEYVSISDRETLEACTLLCQTEGILPALESAHAVAYAAKLAPRLSKDQVIVVNLSGRGDKDVETLAQYLEGGSKS from the coding sequence ATGGTCGAGAAAATACATGTTTTAACAGCTGAGAGGTGCGAAACAAGTGGGCATTTTGGGCCCTATGGTGGTGCCTATGTTCCAGAAACACTAGTACCCGCTTTGAGTGAATTGGAGGAAGCTTACAATAAGTCTCGCCAAGATGAGAGTTTCCAACGAGAATTTAAAGAGTATTTACAAAAGTACGTCGGGCGCCCTTCTCTATTATATGAAGCCAAGCGCTTAACGGAGCATCTGGGTGGGGCTCGAGTTTTTCTTAAAAGAGAGGACCTCAATCATACTGGCGCTCATAAAATTAACAACACGATAGGGCAGGTTCTCCTTGCAAAACGTATGGGCAAGAAACGAGTGATTGCCGAGACAGGTGCGGGGCAACATGGAGTCGCCACGGCCACGGCTTGTGCTCTGTTTGGTCTTCCGTGCGTGGTTTATATGGGAGAAGAAGATGTTCAAAGACAACACTTAAATGTCTTGCGCATGCGGTTACTAGGAGCGGAGGTTCGTACAGTAACCCTAGGTTCGCGTACACTCAAAGATGCAATTAATGAAGCTCTTCGGGATTGGGTGACGAATGTCGGAGAGACATTTTATTGTTTCGGGACAGCAGCCGGACCGCATCCTTATCCAACCATTGTTCGGGACTTTCAAGCAGTGATTGGGCAGGAGACGAGGGAGCAGGCCATAGAGGAGGTAGGAAAGCTTCCGGATGTTGTTATAGCTTGTATCGGCGGAGGAAGTAATGCGATTGGAATTTTCCATCCGTTTATCGCTGACACAGAGGTAAAACTAATCGGAGTGGAAGCTGGTGGAACAGGGAACAACAAGGGAGAAAATGCAGCTAGTCTATGCCTAGGCGAACCGGGGGTTCTGCATGGTGCCTATAGTTTTTTGTTGCATGATGAGGATGGCCAGATCGTAGTTACGACCTCTATTTCCGCAGGACTCGATTATCCAGGTGTTGGACCTGAACACAGCTATCTCAAAGAGAGTGGCCGGGCGGAATACGTCAGCATATCTGATCGGGAAACCCTTGAAGCGTGTACCTTACTCTGTCAAACTGAAGGAATTTTACCGGCCCTGGAAAGCGCGCATGCCGTTGCATATGCGGCGAAACTTGCCCCTAGGCTCTCAAAAGATCAGGTGATCGTCGTAAATCTTTCGGGAAGGGGAGATAAAGACGTAGAAACTCTGGCTCAGTATTTGGAAGGGGGGAGCAAATCATGA
- a CDS encoding DinB family protein: MFTSIAAFLVSWEKESESTQRILDVLTDDSLDQSVTMDDRSLGRIAWHIVTTIPEMTSKTGLVFDGIQEDAPVPNTAQKIADAYRAANKVMLNEIKSRWNDSTLLEERNMYGECWTIGTTLNVLIDHQIHHRGQMTVLMRQAGLKVPGIMGPSREEWSQFGMAAPSV; encoded by the coding sequence ATGTTTACTTCGATAGCTGCTTTTTTAGTTAGTTGGGAAAAGGAGTCGGAATCTACTCAACGGATACTTGATGTATTAACCGATGATTCCCTCGATCAATCAGTCACAATGGATGATCGTAGCTTAGGGCGAATTGCCTGGCATATCGTAACAACCATACCTGAAATGACTTCGAAAACCGGTTTAGTCTTCGATGGTATCCAAGAGGACGCTCCTGTTCCGAATACCGCACAGAAAATAGCTGATGCTTATAGAGCGGCTAATAAAGTTATGTTAAATGAAATTAAAAGTCGCTGGAATGATAGTACTCTTTTGGAGGAACGGAACATGTATGGAGAATGTTGGACTATTGGCACCACATTAAATGTTCTAATTGATCACCAAATCCATCATCGAGGGCAAATGACCGTGCTCATGAGACAGGCAGGGCTAAAAGTTCCTGGGATTATGGGTCCTTCTCGGGAAGAGTGGAGTCAATTCGGAATGGCGGCTCCGTCAGTGTAA
- a CDS encoding NfeD family protein, protein MGNYYIDTINAVYVICMSLGVILSITALIFGNGHGASHTPQGSFDHTAVHIGHHAAVSQDTTSSNNVPLLNINALFAFLIGFGATGLISYGIRREAILSLMPALAIGWLCWYAVRKLLSAMLKGQSKFLTTTLEDIIGVTGTVSSVVSEHRVGEVIYTLEGDTRAITAKHKQTGDVKKGEEVVIIGIVNGVAIIVKKDKFKMEY, encoded by the coding sequence ATGGGGAATTATTATATTGATACCATCAATGCAGTCTATGTAATATGTATGAGTCTAGGGGTCATACTTAGTATCACGGCTTTGATCTTCGGAAATGGTCACGGGGCATCGCACACGCCACAAGGAAGCTTTGACCATACCGCGGTACATATTGGTCATCACGCTGCAGTCTCTCAGGACACTACTTCAAGTAATAATGTTCCACTCTTAAATATAAATGCTTTATTTGCCTTCCTGATTGGTTTTGGTGCAACTGGACTAATCTCATATGGAATAAGAAGAGAAGCTATTTTGTCATTGATGCCCGCCCTTGCTATTGGGTGGTTATGCTGGTATGCAGTACGGAAACTGCTTTCTGCTATGCTGAAAGGACAGTCGAAATTCCTCACTACTACTTTAGAAGACATTATTGGAGTAACCGGTACGGTAAGTTCGGTAGTATCAGAACATCGGGTGGGAGAGGTGATTTACACCCTTGAAGGAGATACAAGGGCAATAACTGCCAAGCACAAGCAGACAGGGGACGTGAAGAAAGGGGAAGAGGTCGTCATTATTGGTATCGTTAATGGTGTCGCCATAATCGTTAAGAAAGATAAATTTAAGATGGAATACTAA
- a CDS encoding CaiB/BaiF CoA-transferase family protein has translation MLKGLCVVDFSRYLPGPFASLRLADLGAEVIKVEPPLSGDPARQMGGELGGTGLLFLANNRDKKSVTINLKEKPGQELAFMLASKADVVIESFRPGVADALGIGYQALKKVRPDLIYCSLTGFGQSGLLSDLGSHDLNYMALSGVLVQMKDKQGRPVQPCLQFADMIGGIGASEAILAALVKRSLTHEGSYLDYAITDTLIGMTTLHSLIQKVTGTGYGISDITGGIIAYNIYETGDGRYLSLGALEKKFWVNFCRAVNQEDWIKDHFSPADMANATYIDLMKLFKSRTFAEWAEFGLKVDCCLMPILENDEMMSHDYVASKSLVWEQKTDSWGNLIQVATSVGGVGSNVTATEPPTLGQHTQEVLRNLLGATPSQIEDWTKQGII, from the coding sequence ATGTTAAAAGGGCTATGTGTGGTTGATTTTTCACGGTACTTACCAGGACCATTTGCTAGTCTCCGTCTTGCTGACTTAGGTGCGGAGGTAATTAAGGTTGAACCACCGTTGAGTGGTGATCCTGCCCGCCAAATGGGTGGAGAACTAGGAGGAACAGGTTTATTGTTCTTGGCCAACAACCGTGATAAAAAAAGCGTCACAATTAATCTTAAAGAAAAGCCTGGTCAAGAGTTGGCCTTTATGCTGGCTAGTAAGGCGGATGTTGTAATCGAGAGTTTCCGACCAGGCGTGGCCGATGCTCTTGGTATAGGCTATCAGGCCCTAAAGAAAGTACGACCAGATTTAATATACTGTTCGCTGACAGGTTTTGGACAATCAGGACTATTAAGCGATTTAGGAAGTCACGATCTAAACTATATGGCACTAAGCGGGGTATTGGTACAAATGAAGGATAAGCAAGGTAGGCCTGTTCAGCCATGTCTTCAGTTTGCCGATATGATTGGTGGAATTGGTGCTTCTGAGGCTATATTGGCGGCCTTAGTAAAACGTTCTCTGACTCACGAGGGATCGTATTTAGATTATGCTATCACAGATACCCTAATTGGGATGACGACTTTACACTCCTTAATTCAGAAGGTGACGGGAACGGGTTATGGGATTTCTGATATTACAGGGGGAATAATTGCGTACAATATTTATGAAACGGGTGATGGTCGTTATCTCAGCCTTGGGGCGTTGGAGAAGAAATTCTGGGTTAATTTCTGTCGCGCAGTTAATCAGGAAGACTGGATTAAAGATCATTTTAGTCCCGCGGACATGGCTAATGCAACGTACATTGATCTTATGAAACTTTTTAAGAGCAGAACATTTGCTGAGTGGGCAGAGTTTGGGCTAAAGGTGGACTGCTGCCTGATGCCCATTTTAGAAAACGATGAGATGATGAGTCATGACTACGTAGCGTCTAAGAGTTTGGTATGGGAGCAGAAAACAGACAGCTGGGGAAATCTAATACAGGTAGCCACCTCTGTGGGCGGTGTAGGTAGTAACGTAACAGCCACTGAACCTCCGACGCTGGGCCAACACACCCAAGAAGTTTTGCGAAATTTACTTGGCGCAACTCCCAGTCAGATTGAAGATTGGACTAAACAAGGGATAATTTAG
- the trpA gene encoding tryptophan synthase subunit alpha — translation MSERLNAVFRSAPIGVTRLVSYLMAGDPNVETSLRRLRGLVDHGVDVLELGVPFSDPMADGPVIQAAAERALNGKMTVKRTLDLVREFRKINETTPLLLMSYLNPLLTYGWDHLMEDSADAGVDGFILPDLPWGEGKALRARTKKHVGDKLVFIPMIAQTSRELDIEAVAHETEGFAYVLSRNGITGGEVEIPANVSQFIENLGKSLQIPRCVGFGIQKPKQVQTLANVCDGVVVGSALVDKFARLDQRKLKEEELIEKEKVIFEWLASLKRVPSDFKRLEGVLCSSVK, via the coding sequence ATGAGTGAAAGACTTAACGCTGTTTTTAGAAGTGCTCCTATTGGAGTAACTCGTCTTGTTTCCTATTTAATGGCAGGAGATCCTAATGTAGAAACGAGTCTTCGTCGCCTACGAGGGCTAGTGGATCATGGAGTGGATGTATTAGAACTGGGGGTTCCCTTTAGTGATCCGATGGCGGATGGACCGGTTATTCAAGCTGCCGCCGAGAGGGCCCTAAACGGGAAAATGACGGTTAAACGAACCTTAGATCTTGTTCGGGAATTCCGCAAGATCAATGAAACGACACCGCTTCTCTTAATGAGCTATCTCAATCCGTTGCTCACTTATGGGTGGGACCATTTGATGGAGGATTCTGCTGACGCAGGGGTTGATGGGTTCATTTTGCCAGATTTGCCTTGGGGAGAAGGAAAGGCTCTTCGTGCCAGAACGAAAAAACATGTCGGCGACAAATTGGTCTTTATTCCGATGATTGCTCAAACGAGTCGTGAGCTGGATATAGAGGCCGTTGCTCACGAAACGGAAGGATTTGCCTATGTTCTTTCGCGGAATGGAATTACTGGAGGCGAAGTTGAAATCCCGGCGAATGTTAGCCAGTTCATTGAAAACTTGGGAAAAAGCTTACAAATTCCTCGTTGTGTCGGCTTTGGGATTCAGAAACCAAAGCAAGTCCAAACTTTAGCTAACGTTTGCGATGGAGTCGTGGTAGGCAGCGCTTTAGTCGATAAATTTGCGAGACTCGACCAAAGAAAACTAAAGGAAGAGGAACTTATTGAGAAGGAAAAAGTAATCTTTGAATGGTTAGCAAGCCTCAAAAGGGTTCCTAGCGATTTCAAGAGACTCGAGGGTGTTCTATGCTCTTCCGTCAAGTGA
- a CDS encoding C4-dicarboxylate ABC transporter, with the protein MLERHAIKYLAPGWFAMIMGTGGLANILYQWQTVFFAGHILGMVLAILADVLYFVVLVPWIIRWISFFEYAQRDLHHPVAGNFFVTMPVATVIVGTNIYTIWSGYLGGSLTFILTTSAWIIANVGVIFFTFYTTFRIMQLEVAPNPETTNFSWIMAPIANMALLLIGNPVLNLSLKYAPTWSMSILMANIAMFGIGFFLFIFISAVIFVRLVQHPLPPAGLTPTFGIFLSAIGLAVSAIVDIAKNAQNMGVLSSVDLANIGAAIIWGFGIWVVGIIGMICFYHSRREGIPFGLGWWAFIFPLAAYTIASQKIAAIFHSPLTYGYGAFLTILLILLWFYVFLKTVVGVVSGRLFMGSPISQLKNNFH; encoded by the coding sequence ATGCTCGAGCGTCATGCGATTAAATATTTAGCACCAGGATGGTTTGCTATGATCATGGGCACAGGGGGGCTCGCAAATATCTTATATCAATGGCAAACTGTCTTTTTTGCAGGACACATTTTAGGAATGGTTTTAGCGATACTAGCGGATGTCCTTTATTTCGTGGTTCTTGTCCCCTGGATTATCCGCTGGATTTCTTTTTTCGAGTACGCGCAAAGGGACCTTCACCACCCGGTTGCTGGTAACTTTTTTGTGACTATGCCCGTAGCCACTGTCATTGTTGGAACAAATATTTATACTATCTGGAGCGGATATTTGGGCGGATCTCTGACCTTTATACTTACGACCTCGGCTTGGATAATAGCGAATGTAGGAGTAATATTCTTTACCTTTTATACGACCTTTAGAATCATGCAACTTGAAGTAGCGCCTAATCCAGAAACAACGAATTTTTCCTGGATTATGGCGCCCATTGCCAATATGGCTTTGTTGTTGATAGGTAATCCCGTCTTAAATTTAAGTTTAAAGTATGCACCGACATGGAGTATGTCCATCTTAATGGCGAACATAGCCATGTTTGGTATTGGCTTCTTTTTATTTATCTTTATTAGTGCTGTGATTTTCGTTCGTCTCGTGCAACATCCGCTTCCACCTGCAGGGTTGACTCCCACGTTCGGCATTTTTCTAAGCGCAATTGGCCTTGCGGTAAGTGCAATTGTTGATATTGCAAAGAATGCTCAAAACATGGGAGTTTTGTCCTCCGTTGATTTAGCTAATATTGGAGCAGCGATTATTTGGGGTTTTGGCATTTGGGTGGTTGGAATCATTGGAATGATTTGTTTTTATCACTCCCGTAGAGAAGGGATTCCATTCGGTTTGGGATGGTGGGCCTTTATCTTTCCCCTGGCAGCCTATACAATAGCCAGCCAGAAAATAGCGGCGATTTTTCACTCTCCCCTTACATATGGATATGGAGCTTTCTTAACGATACTTCTTATTCTTCTATGGTTCTATGTGTTTTTAAAGACTGTTGTGGGGGTCGTCAGTGGAAGACTGTTCATGGGTAGTCCGATTTCTCAACTGAAAAATAACTTTCATTGA
- a CDS encoding GDSL-type esterase/lipase family protein gives MKIVAIGDSITEGYPFSHQKSWVEYVAKAFRVQVLNQGISGDFTGGMRERFLRDVIAHAATHVIILGGANDAYEEYPLITVSANFIAMVEICGQHGITPILGLPTPSLLPKEEQFLAEYRDWLKSYADERRIECIDFYTPFLNRIRAGQSARLFVDDVHPSIEGYAEMGEVAVRSLITMKNLNFKKQS, from the coding sequence ATGAAAATCGTGGCCATAGGAGATTCAATCACTGAAGGATATCCTTTTAGTCATCAGAAGTCTTGGGTAGAATATGTAGCTAAGGCTTTTAGAGTTCAGGTTTTAAATCAAGGAATCTCTGGAGATTTTACGGGGGGGATGCGTGAACGATTTTTGCGGGATGTCATTGCCCATGCCGCTACCCATGTCATTATCCTTGGAGGGGCTAATGATGCTTACGAAGAGTACCCTTTGATTACGGTAAGCGCTAACTTTATTGCTATGGTGGAAATTTGTGGGCAACACGGGATTACTCCTATTCTTGGCTTACCAACGCCGTCCTTATTACCCAAAGAAGAACAATTTTTGGCGGAATACAGGGATTGGCTAAAAAGTTATGCCGATGAGAGGAGAATAGAGTGTATTGACTTTTATACGCCATTCCTGAATAGGATAAGAGCTGGTCAGTCTGCCCGACTTTTCGTTGACGATGTCCATCCTAGCATTGAGGGTTATGCCGAAATGGGAGAAGTCGCTGTCCGATCCTTAATAACGATGAAAAACTTGAACTTTAAAAAACAGTCTTAG
- a CDS encoding sulfite reductase subunit beta (hemoprotein) codes for MELTDEQKKSLQGQGFIALKDGVHFSCRVSIPSGKMNAQESRKIADVSEKYGRGSFSLTQRLNVEIPWIQYQDLDNVKRELKEVGLSVGGTGLRVRPAHTCKGNVCSRSLFNTEDVTKEIDARFYKGYYDERLPNKFRIEVSGCGNGCSKPRFGCVGLQGRKPDQVAIFIGGMSGKEYSIGRVLPGLYSLSEALDIVEKAIIYYRDNGTPKERFAKTVERMGFDTVGSFLCGLTLSEFNRQISSL; via the coding sequence ATGGAATTAACAGATGAACAGAAGAAATCCTTACAAGGACAGGGATTTATTGCACTGAAGGATGGTGTGCACTTTAGCTGTCGTGTTTCCATACCGTCTGGTAAAATGAATGCCCAAGAATCGCGTAAAATTGCCGACGTTAGTGAGAAATATGGCAGGGGTTCTTTTAGCCTAACGCAAAGATTAAATGTCGAAATTCCCTGGATACAGTATCAAGATCTCGATAATGTAAAAAGAGAGCTTAAAGAAGTGGGACTGTCTGTTGGTGGCACAGGCTTGAGAGTTAGACCCGCTCATACCTGTAAAGGGAATGTGTGTAGCAGGAGCTTATTTAACACCGAAGATGTAACAAAAGAAATCGACGCACGATTTTATAAAGGGTATTATGATGAAAGACTCCCTAATAAATTTAGAATCGAAGTTAGTGGGTGTGGTAATGGTTGTTCTAAGCCTAGGTTCGGATGTGTTGGCTTACAGGGTAGAAAACCAGACCAAGTAGCTATTTTTATTGGGGGAATGTCTGGAAAAGAATACTCGATAGGAAGGGTATTGCCAGGTCTCTATTCATTAAGTGAGGCACTGGATATTGTCGAAAAAGCTATTATCTATTATAGAGATAATGGCACACCGAAAGAACGATTTGCCAAAACGGTTGAAAGAATGGGATTTGATACGGTTGGAAGCTTCCTCTGTGGTCTTACACTCTCAGAATTCAATCGTCAAATTAGTAGTTTGTAG
- a CDS encoding SPFH domain-containing protein, whose product MGLFQVITIILIAVIGLLLVVTVLAKMFQKVGPDEALVVFGMGGSNVITGGGRVVWPLVQTSKRLSLALMSFDIAPQNDLYTNQGVAVTVEAVSQIKVQDNSDSIKTASIQFLNKDSEEREAMIKQVMEGHLRGIVGTLTVEEIVKDPEMVQSRMLATCQLDLSKMGLEVRSFTIKNVKDANGYIENMGKPEIARVLKEAQIAQAIAEKETETTKASANRDAAIAKTNAEQERVMAETASQSKQAENIKELNLKKAKYDTEVETARADKENAYNLRTAELKQNLTQQEWKIKEIERQGQVNVANAEIERKQKELEADIIKPAEAHARAIKIENQAKAEANALTIKLENEAKAEATRAVGNSEAEIIRAKGKAEADTILAKAQSFSNYSQAAILDKLLSGIPELAKAIASPLENIDKITVISTGGDNSGMQKVTRDITDMMAQMPEVIEQLTGVQIGNLINSLKVPVGNENSIGADDNIMDTASKSEDE is encoded by the coding sequence ATGGGTTTATTTCAAGTTATCACAATTATTCTTATAGCAGTGATTGGGCTCTTGTTAGTTGTAACCGTTCTGGCTAAGATGTTTCAAAAGGTAGGTCCGGATGAGGCTTTAGTAGTTTTCGGTATGGGCGGAAGTAATGTCATAACGGGTGGTGGTAGAGTTGTGTGGCCACTTGTGCAAACCTCCAAACGATTATCTTTAGCGTTAATGTCCTTTGATATCGCGCCACAAAATGACTTGTATACAAACCAAGGGGTGGCAGTGACGGTTGAAGCGGTTTCTCAGATTAAAGTTCAGGATAACTCAGATAGTATCAAAACGGCCTCGATCCAGTTTCTTAATAAAGATTCTGAAGAACGTGAGGCGATGATAAAACAGGTCATGGAAGGACATCTTCGTGGGATCGTCGGGACGTTAACCGTTGAAGAAATCGTTAAGGACCCTGAAATGGTTCAATCTCGGATGCTTGCCACTTGTCAATTGGATCTCTCTAAAATGGGTCTGGAAGTTAGATCGTTCACCATTAAAAATGTTAAAGATGCAAATGGTTATATCGAAAATATGGGTAAACCGGAGATTGCGCGTGTCTTAAAAGAGGCTCAGATTGCTCAGGCTATTGCCGAGAAAGAGACAGAAACAACCAAAGCTTCTGCCAATAGAGACGCAGCGATTGCGAAAACAAACGCCGAACAAGAACGAGTTATGGCGGAAACAGCATCTCAATCAAAACAAGCCGAGAATATTAAGGAACTAAATCTTAAAAAAGCAAAATATGACACTGAAGTCGAGACTGCAAGAGCAGATAAGGAAAATGCCTATAATCTTCGTACAGCCGAACTCAAACAAAACCTGACCCAACAGGAATGGAAGATCAAGGAGATTGAACGACAAGGGCAAGTAAATGTCGCAAATGCAGAAATTGAACGTAAACAAAAAGAACTAGAAGCAGACATTATCAAGCCAGCTGAGGCACACGCTAGAGCAATTAAAATAGAAAATCAAGCTAAAGCCGAAGCCAACGCTCTTACTATTAAGCTTGAGAATGAAGCAAAAGCAGAAGCGACTAGGGCAGTTGGTAATTCGGAAGCGGAAATCATTCGAGCCAAAGGCAAAGCCGAAGCAGATACTATTTTAGCCAAAGCACAATCCTTCAGTAATTACTCTCAAGCAGCCATTCTTGATAAACTCTTATCAGGAATCCCAGAGTTAGCAAAGGCTATTGCTAGCCCTCTAGAAAACATAGATAAGATCACAGTCATCTCGACGGGTGGAGATAACTCAGGTATGCAAAAAGTAACGCGCGATATCACGGATATGATGGCCCAAATGCCAGAAGTTATCGAACAACTAACGGGAGTTCAAATAGGTAATCTTATTAACTCCTTGAAAGTACCTGTAGGTAATGAAAATAGTATAGGTGCAGATGACAATATTATGGATACTGCAAGCAAATCAGAGGATGAGTAA